GATGAAGGACAACTTCTGGGCAATGGGCGACACGGGGCCGTGCGGGCCGTGCTCGGAGATTCATTTCGACATGGGAGCGATCGCCAGCAGCGAAGGCCACACCGATTGCGAGTTCGGGTGCGAATGCGGGCGATACGTCGAGATCTGGAACCTGGTTTTCATGCAGTTCGACCGCGATGCGAGCGGGAAGTTGAACCCACTGCCGAAACCGTCGATCGATACCGGAGCGGGCCTGGAGCGCGTGACGGCGGTGATGCAGGGCGTAGTTTCGAATTACGAAACCGATTTGTTTATCCCGCTAATCAAGCGGGCGGCGGAGTTGACCGGGGTATCGCTGGCGAAGGAAGACAAGCGCGAGGATGAGGAGATCAAGACGCATACGGGCGCGGCTTCGCTGCGGGTAATTGCAGATCATGCTCGGGCGGCGACGTTTTTGATTGCCGATGGAGTGCTGCCGGCGAATGAGGGTCGCGGGTATGTGCTGCGGAAGATCATTCGGCGCGCGATTCGGCATGGGCGTCTGCTGGGGCAGAACAGGCCGTTCCTCTTCGAGATGGTCCACGCAGTGCGCGACGAGATGCAGGGCGCGTATCCGGAGCTAAAGGAAGCGGCGGAACGGGTTTCAAAGGTCGTGCATACGGAAGAGACGCGGTTCGCGCACACGCTGGATATCGGGTTGAAGCGACTGGAAGACGACCTTGCGCCGCTGGTGAAGACGAGGCAGGAGCATCCGTCAGCACGCGCGATGTACTCGGGCGAGAAGGCGTTCAAGCTGTACGACACGTTTGGTCTGCCGTTGGACTTCATGGTGGACGCGGCCCGTGACCAGGGGATTCTGTTCGACCAGCCCGGATTCGATCGCGCGATGGAAGAGCAGCGCTCGACCGCACGGGCTAGTTGGAAGGGCGCGGCGAAGCAGACGGCTAATCCGGCGTATAGCGCGTTGCCGGCGAGCGTTTTCGAGGGCTATCGGCAGACGGAGTCAGACGATTGCGAGGTGCTGGCCATCATCAAGGGCGGTACCGGCGCACGCGAGCTGAAACCTGGCGAAGAGGGCGAGGTCATTCTCGATCACACGCCGTTCTACGCCGAGGCTGGCGGGCAGGTCGGGGATCGCGGGTGGCTGTACAGCGGAGACCGCACTGTTGTGGTTGCGGAGGTTACGGGCGTGCATTACCCGGTTCAGGGCGTTCGCGCGCATACGATCATTGCGCGGCAACCTATCGTCGTCGGCGACAAGGTAGACGCGGTTGTCGATACCGAGCGCCGCGAGGCGACCATGCGTCACCACACCGGCACGCACCTGTTACATGCGGCGCTGCGGAACGTGCTGGGAACGCATGTGAAGCAGGCTGGGTCGCTGGTCGATCCGGAGCATCTGCGCTTCGACTTCTCGCACTTCACCGGCGTGGCGGATTCGGAGCTGCAGGACATCGAGGACCTGGCGAACAAAGAGGTCCTGAAGAACGATCGCGTTGAGGTGATCGAGGATGTGCCGATTGATGTGGCGGTCAACGAGTATCACGCGATGGCGCTGTTCGGCGAAAAGTACGGCGACAAGGTGCGCGTGATCCGGATCGGCGATTTCTCGACCGAGCTTTGCGGCGGCACGCACACAAAAGCCACGGGCGAGATCGGGCTGATCAAGGTTCTGAGCGAAGGTTCGGTTTCGAGCGGCGTGCGAAGACTCGAAGCGGTGGCCGGAGAGGTCTCACTGCTCCACTTCCGCAAGGATCATGAACTGGAAGGCGTGGTGTCGTCGCTGGTGGGACGCAAGAGCGAGGGGTCACCGGCTGAGGCGCTGCGGGCGGAGTTGGACAAGCGCGAGGAAGAACTCAAGCGCCTGCGCAAGGAGCTCGAGCAGGTACGAATGAAGTCGGCGGCATCGTCGGTGGCTTCGGCGGATCAGAACGCGCGGACCGTGAAGGGCGTGAAAGTGCTGGCCCAGCGTGCGGACAACCTCGAGCGCCCACAACTGCGCACATTGGTCGATAACCTGCGCAACAAACTTGGCTCCGGCGTGGTCATCATCGGCTCGGTCGCCGACGGCAAGGTGGCGATCATCGTCGGGGTGACGAAAGACCTCACCGATAAGGTGCCGGCTGGAAAAGTTGTCGGACAGGTTGCGAAGGTTGTCGGCGGGTCGGGCGGTGGAAGGCCGGACCTGGCGGAAGCGGGTGGGAAGAATCCTGAGGCGCTGGATCAGGCGCTGAGGGAGAGCTACGGGGTTGTGGAGAGCATGCTGTGAGCCCGATTGACGATTGACGATTTTCTCATTGACGATTGAAACCCAAAACCAAGTAGTTCAATCGTCAATGTTGAAATCGTCAATCGTCAATTTTCTTTCTTAGTCCAACATACTCGCTCCATTCGCCGGGTTTGCTCTTGCTGGTTTCGGTAATGAGACCTTCGCGAACTTCTCTGCCCATTTGATTCGGCCGGTCATCTGCATCACCACGAATAGGGTGATGATGGAACCGATCGTCACCGCGAGTCCGGTGAATCCCTTGAAGAAGAAGGCATAGGAGAACAGCACCAGGTAGATGAACTGGGAGATGCCGGCCTCGACGGCGGCGAAGCGCATGCCTACGACCAGGCGCAGGTAGCTGATGACGAGGAAGATCGAGACCGCCGAACAGATGAAGAAGGCCGCGTGGATGTAGATGTGGTCGACGAGGTAGGCGAGCAGCAGGTGGAAGGCGAAGAACGCGGTCGCAAGGAAGAAGTAGTTCATCGGGTGGAGATCGATGTCGCGCATGGTGGTGATGATCAGCATCAGGAAAAAGAAAAAGAAGAGCGATACGGGTGCGAAGAAGCTGATTTGACCGGCGAGCGGGCCGGGCTGAAGTTTCTCGGGCATGACCATGCCGATATCGAAGCCGGAGAGCAGGCTTGAATATTTCCAGGTGAGGAGCCAACCATTGCCGCTCGGCTGCTTGTCGGTGGGCGAAAGCGTGTTTTCGGGGAAATCAATTTCCTTGAAGTTCGTGGTCATCTGCAGGTTGAAATTGCGCACCTGGTTCACTTCCCCGCCGAAACGGTAGCTCCAGTTATCGAGTCCCTGCGACTTGTAACCGATGTTGTACACGACGGCCTGGTGGGCGGGGACGCGAAGGCTGACCTGGGCGTTGTCAGTGCTGTTGTCGGGCGCGAGCGGCTGTCCGTTGGCGAGGATGCGGAAGTCGTCGTAGATAGCTTTCGCGGCGGGATAGGGGAAGCGCAGATAGACCAACTGCTCGGTGTCGCTGTCATTGCGGAAGGTATAGTCGCCGGCGAAATCGACTTTATAGGTCGCGTACCAGAGCAGGCCTTTCTGGCGGTGCTCAAGGTTGAGGTTGACCTTGATGGCGCTGGCCTGAAGAGGCAGGTCGTGGCGGACGGAACGCTTCACGTTTTCGACGATCTTACGGCCGTCGATCTCCTTGGTGTTCGTGTCCTCAACTTCTGTCGAGTACCAGGCAGTTGGCGGCAGTTGCGCCTGTGCGGTTCCCCAGGTGCTGGAGACGCGCTGGCGGAGGTCAGGCGTCAGGCCATTGGTGCGGGCGAGGATGGTTCCGCCGAGGATCATCCAGGCGATAGAGGTGGCGATGAAGATGAAGACGATGGCGGCGATGCGCTTGATCATAGAGTTCTCCTGGGCCGGGCAGCGCCCGGCGCTACATCGATTGGGAGCCGCCGACTCCCTCGCTTGCGGAGTACTTTATATTACAAAGTTTTGCAGTTTGCAAATTAATTTTGGAATTTGAACAGCGTTGTCTATTTCTTTGAATCGGTGAGGGGCACGCCGTGCCACGGGCAGAAGTTCCAGTTGCTCTGAACCCTCTCTTTGCCGACGGGACAATACTTCGGCGGCATGAGGGAATTGAGGGGCAGGTTCCAGGTCCAGGTCTTTTCCGGGCCGGCAAGTTTACGCATGACGACCGAAAAAGAACCGCGCTCTTTGGCGGCGGCAATCGGTTTTCCGGCCTTGTCCTTTGCCGGGAAGTACAGGATCAAGAGGTTTTCGCCGAGTTTACCGAGAGCATTGACGAAGACTGGGCGCATAACGGTGGCGAATCCTTGCGCGTCGCCGCTGATCTCAGCTGTCTTGAGGGGTCCATATGTTGCACCGGAGGCATCCTGCAACAGGATGTTCTGCCGCACATCGTCCTCGCTGAACCATTGGATATTTCCGAAACCGCCCACCTTGCCGACGGCAACAACCAACATGGTGTAGTTGCCCAAAGCGTTGAAGGCGTTCTGCCCCCCACTGCCGCCATGCGCCTCGGCGGCTGCCTCCCAGAAATCCACCGGGATCCACCAGATCATTCCAGTAGTGTTGTCGCCAGAAACGTGCTGTTGGGTTTCCTGGATGATTTCCTCGACCTTCGGCTGAAAGTTGTTAGACGCGGCTGGTGAAGACGGCTGCTGGGCAATCGCAAGTGCAGCAACCATCACGATCAAGAAAACTGTCGCAATAATACGGAAAGAGAGGCGCACCGGGATCTCCTTGGGAAATAACTACATATCATGGGTGGTCAGTAACTCCAATGAAAACAAATAGCGCGTGCGCGGTGGTTACCAAAAGGGCGTTGACCCTTCGTGTTCCGGGGGGTCTGAATTGGGCGGAAATGCCTTGTTTTCTTGGGGTTTTCTCCCCTTCACTACCGTGATTCCCCATCTTCTCGCGATTGAATGGGCGGGGGTTACCGACCTATAATCCAAGCACTCTGGGCGCACACAGGTTCTTCAGCGGCCCCCTGCGTCCTTGCGGTTTTTGAACGAAACAGACCGGGTTAGGCGCCAAAGCGAGCGACGAACCTGGGACCCCGAAACGCTTCGGGGCGAGCCGCGTGGTAGGTAGACGGGAGTCCGAATGGTTTCGCAGAAGAGCGCAGTGCCAGGCGTGGAGACCCACATCTCCGCGGAGACGGAAAGGACCCAGATCTGCCAAAGGCGGGCTGATATGGGGCACCAATTCGCGGAGAAGGGGCACCGAGGCGTTCTGCGAGTTGCTGCGCTGGTGGCGGGCTGTGCCCTGCTGATCCCGACGACGACTTACGCGCAGGCCATCACTGTCCGCGAAGAGAACGGGCGCAAAGTTTTTGTCAACGACGACGTGCCTACTGTCACCGTGCGAGGCAAAAGAGTTCCGGCTATTCGCCTTGTACATTACGTGTACTGGTCCAACACAGAGCGTCGGTGGAAACCGGTGCCGGCACCTTCGCCGCACATCTTGAATGCCGCGCGCTATGCGGCAGCAGAGGTGGAGAATTTCGTTTCGGCGCAGCCCGCGGGGCCAAAGCCGACGTCGGCGAAAGTGAATCCGAACTATCGGCGGATTTCGCGAGGGCGCGTTGTGACATCGGAGGCAATCGACCAGGCGATTGAAGAGGCGGCCGCGAAGCACAATGTCGATCCGAACCTGGTGCGCGCGCTGGTAAAGGTGGAATCGAATTTCAATCCGACGGCGGTTTCGCGTAAAGGAGCCATGGGCCTGATGCAATTGATGCCCGCGACGGCGCGCGAATTAAATGTTACGAACCCGTTCGATCCGGAACAAAATGTTGATGCCGGGGTTCGCCATTTAAAGCATTTGCTGGAGAGTTTCAATGGCAACGTGCCATTGTCACTGGCCGCGTACAACGCTGGACAAGGCGCGGTGCAACGAAATGGAGGAGTACCTCCTTATGCCGAGACGCGTAATTATGTTCGCAGGATTACGAGTCTATATGGCATGCGCAATGTTGGTATGTCGTGGAGCGGGCCAATTCGGGCACCGATCCACGTTACGCGCGATGAGCGCGGAGTTTTGACGTTTACGAACACGGATTAGCAGTTCCGGGAGAGTTGTAGAAGCAGAATGGCGACGCTGTTCCAGACTCGTGGTAGGGTACTGGCCGCTATAGCACTCGCAGCACTGTGCGCGATTCCCGCGCCGGTTTGGGCTGCTGCGAGCAAGCATGAGCGGGCCCTTCAGGAGTTCGACAAGGCGGAAACGCTGCGCGCCAACCTGGACCACCAGCGCGCCAGCGAGCGCGCCCGGAAAGACTTTCAGCGCGTTATCGACGCCTACCGCCGGGTCTATTACACCTCTCCAACCAGCGTAAAAGCAGATCCCAGCGTCTTCGCCGTGGCGGAACTGATGGCGGAGATGGGGCACGCCTTCAAGGATGAGAAGGTACTTCGAGATGCGATCGGGCAGTATGAATTTCTGCGCAAGCAGTATCCAGGCAGCAGTCGCAGGGTGCAGGCGCTTTTCTCGATTGGCCAGATCTACAAAGAACTGAACGAGCCGGACAAAGCCGAAGACTCATTCCGGGAACTGCTGAAGCGCTATCCCGGAAGCGACCAAGCCGACGATGCTAAGGCGGCTCTTGCTGAAATGGACCACCCTGCACTGGCGAAGGCCAAGCGCGACAAGGGAAAGGATTCCGAACAGGCGAAGTTAACGCCCGTCCAGGACAAGCAGCAGAAGAAGTCCGAGGAAAAGACGGACGAAACTTCCGCAGGGCCAGCGTGGGTGACGGGTATACGGCACTGGTCAACGCCGGACTACACGCGGGTGGCGATCGACCTGGAAGGTGAAGTGAAATACGAGGCAGGAAGGGTACCGAACCCGGATCGCATCTTCTTCGACCTCCAGGATACGAAACTGGCGGCCTCGCTCGTGGGGAAATCGTTTGATGTGAGCGATAGTTTCCTGAAAAGGATTCGGATCGCTCAGTTTGAGCGCGGAACGACTCGTGTCGTTCTCGAAGTGGATGATGTCGCCGATTACTCTGCATTCCTGCTGCCGAATCCCTACCGGTTGATCATCGACATCCACGGGCGCCAGCCACAACGGGAGACGAAAGTCGCAAAAGCCACGCCGCCGAAAAACGATGCCGCTGCCAAGACGGATACGAAAGCGAAGGCAGAAGCCAAGTTGGGGAAGCCCGCGGTCAAGGTTGAGAAGAAGGCCGAGCCGCTGAAATCAGCGGAAACTAATAAGCCCGCCGTGATAAAGCCGGAGGCCCCGAACACGGTGGCGAACAAGGAAGCGCCGGTAAAGAAAGTGATTGTCGAGGCGGATGAAGACCCGGCTGCACCGAAGCACGACACGACAAAGAGGCATACGGAGAAGTCCACGGTCGCGTCGGACGAGAGCGAGAAGCCGATTCCGAGCCCCGAGGCTATTGAGAAGACAGACCAAAAGAAAGTGGAGGTTTCGAAGCTTGAGGCGCCAGTAATCAAGGCGACGGAAAAGGCGACTTCGAAGCCAGTTGCGGAGTCGGTAGCGCCACGGGAAGCCAAGGGCAAGAAGGGCAAGATGCCGGTTTCGACGGCGCACACGGCCAAACCCATGGCGGATGGCGACACGACGCTGATCCGCGCTTTAGGCCTGAAGATTGGACGAATCGTCGTCGATGCCGGGCACGGTGGCCACGACACGGGCACCATCGGACCGCATGGACTTCTGGAGAAAGACCTGACACTGGATGTCGCACTACGCTTGGGCAAACTGCTCCAGAACCGGTTAGGCGCGGAGGTGATCTACACGCGTGACGATGATACGTTCGTGCCGCTGGAGGAACGCACGGCGATTGCGAACCAGCAGCAGGCCGACCTGTTCATCTCCATTCATGCGAACTCCAGCAGCGACCCGGACGCGCGGGGAGTGGAAACGTATTATTTGAACTTCACTTCCTCGCCAGACGCCCTGGCCGTAGCCGCACGCGAAAATGCGGTGTCAGACAAATCGGTGCATGAACTGCAGGACCTCGTGAAGAAGATCGCGCTGAAAGAGAAGATCGAGGAATCGCGCGAGTTCGCAATGGACGTTCAGCAACAATTACATGCCGGACTCGCGGCGAAGTCTCCGGCTATCCGCGATCGGGGGGTCAAGAAAGCTCCCTTCATTGTGCTGATCGGCGCCAATATGCCCAGCATCCTTGCCGAGATATCGTTCCTCTCGAATCCTACCGATGAGAAACGCCTCAAGACCCCGGCGTATCGCCAGAAGATTGCCGAAGCCCTCTATCGTGGCATTGCCCGCTACGCCAACGGCCTGAGCGGAGTGAAAGTGGCAACCCGTAGCTCTGGATCTCTTGGGCAGCAATAACCCGGGCCTGGGTCTCTCCTGATAGAAACTTTGCTGTGTTCCCTGTAGTCTAATGGTAGTGAGAGGCAGCGCTTTCCCAGCCTCGTCGATGATGAAATTCCCTCATAAATTCGCAATTTTGCTCGTTGGCCTCCTGATGGCGACCTGTGCCTTGGCGCAACAGTCACAACCCGCCCAGCAATCCCCCATTCTGCCCAAGATCTTTGCCGGCTGGGAACAAACGTCGGCACAGACGGGTACCGACCCAGCTGTGGTTGACCAGGCATCGAGCCGGGTTCTGAAGGAATACGGATTTACGGACTTCGAGACTGCCGCGTATACGCAGGACGGCCGCAAACTCACGGTGAAGGCTGCCCGTTTCCGGGACGCCACGGGCGCTTACGGTGCGTTCACGTTTTATCGCACGCCGTTGATGAAGACCGAGACCATCGGCACGATGGCGGCATCCGACAATGATCGTGTGTTCTTCTTCCGCTCGGATGTGCTGGTGATGGCGGATTTTGATCACATCACGGCGATGAGTGCCGCGGAAATGCGCGAACTTGCCGCTGATCTTCCCGCCAAGGGCGGCGAGTCGTCGAATCTTCCGACACTGCCGAACTACTATCCGAGGACCGAACTTCAACCAAATTCAGCAAAGTACGTGCTCGGGCCGGAGGCTTTGTCGGTGCTGAACACGCCGGTTGCGGTATCGCTGGTTGATTTTTCGATGCAGCCTGAGATTTTACTGGGCAAGTACACGGCCAATAACGGCAACGCCGATTTCATGCTGATCTCGTATCCGACGCCTCAGATCGCGGCGGCACGGCTGCGCACGATTGAGGCGGCGAATCCGCAGCAACAAGGCACCACGTTCCAGGCGAAGCGAAGCGGCCCATTGGTTGCAGTAATCAAGGGGCAGATCTCTGCTGGCGATGCGAAATCGCTGCTCGCTCGTGTGAACTACGAAGCCGACGTCACGTGGAATGAGAACACCGGGTTGAGCAAGCGGGATAACATCGGGAACCTGGTGATCGCGGCATCGGTTCTCGCAGGAATCATCTTCCTTATCTCGGTTGGCACCGGCGCGCTGTTTGGCTTCGGGCGAGTTCTGCTGCAGAAGGTTTTCCCCGACAAGTTCCAAGCTCATTCGGACGAAGCAGCATTCATTAAGCTGAACCTTAGGGATTGAGAGACAGGAACAACTCCGGCCCGAGCACGCACGCCCGGGGAGGGCCATCCCCCATCTAGGCTGCTGAAAAGAGGCAGGTTAAGGGCGAATTCCACAGAAATTGACAAAAAAAGTCACAGCGGGGGAAGTTGTTACTATCCGCGTAAGTTATTGAAAATCAAGGGATTTAATTCGGAAAAATTCCTTGACACCCCGTTTTCAAGGCTCATACTATTTTCGCAGAAAGTTCTAAACGGTCTAGCCTCCGTTGGGAACTATTCTCCCTTGAATGAAAGGTCGCCCTGTTGCCGGGCGACCTTTCTGTATTCAGGGAGAATTGTTGAGCAAGCATTTGCTCGAGTTCGCAAAAAATTCTTCGACGGGGAAATTCGTGAGAGGGATGGAGCCGACGATCGGACTTGAACCGATGACCTGTCGATTACGAATCGACTGCTCTACCAACTGAGCTACGTCGGCTTTCTGTCTCAATTCTAATGGGAGAGCGCAGGATCGTAAAGAGAACTCACCACGAAGATACTAAGGCGAAGAACATCAGTCCAAAAGAAAACCGAAACTCCCCGTCGAGGTCTTCGAGTTCTCCGCTCTCCGTGACTTCGTGCATTCGTGGTGATTGCCTCGCATTACCAAAATTGCATCGTGCACGATGCAAATGGTTCATTTCAGGAAACATGTACCTAGTTTGTACTTGCATCCGAAGCGCATGATGCACAATAATCCGCTGGTGAGTGACGCCTGCGGCGAATGAATAGTTACCATCGAGCGGACGTTCTTCGGATCCTTCACATTACGCCGCGACAGTTGTCTGGCTGGCAAAGAGCTGGGCTGGTCGCGGTGGGCGAGTCCTTTACTTTCTTCGATCTCCTTCAACTGAAAAAAGTCCGCGATTTGCGCGAGCAGAAGGTGCGCCCTGCAGTGATTCGCGAATCTCTGCGGGCGATGCAGGAGGCCGTCAGTGGCATGGAGAATCCGCTGCTGGAGGCTGGCGCTTTCCGGGTAGGCTCTCGCGTGGCTTTCCGTCATGAGGGGAGGGCTCTCGAACCGATCAACGGCCAGTTCGTGATGGACTTCGAGGAGACCGGGAGTGTCGCACTCAACGAGCGCGGGATCAAAGCAATTGCTTCACCCAGCACGGCTGCCGAGTTCTTCAATCGGGGCGTGGCGCTGGAAGATGACCCCGCGAGTCATGACAAGGCGATCGAGACGTATGACAAGGTTCTGGAACTCGACCCCAATTTCGCTCCGGCGCACATCAATTTAGGAACGCTGTACTACAACGCGCAGGATTACGAGAGAGCCGAGTTCCACTATCGGAAGGCGATCGATTGCGATCCGAGATACGCACTGGCGTACTTCGATCTCGGCAACGTTCTTGACGAG
This is a stretch of genomic DNA from Terriglobia bacterium. It encodes these proteins:
- the alaS gene encoding alanine--tRNA ligase yields the protein MLSGNEIRRMFLDFFVQKGHKEVHSSSLVPANDPTLLFTNAGMNQFKDVFLGLEKRDYSRATTSQKCVRAGGKHNDLENVGFTNRHHTFFEMLGNFSFGDYFKKDAVAYAWELVTSPNWFNIPASKLFVTIFKGENGVPRDEEAYGHWVAQGVEKSRIYEMGMKDNFWAMGDTGPCGPCSEIHFDMGAIASSEGHTDCEFGCECGRYVEIWNLVFMQFDRDASGKLNPLPKPSIDTGAGLERVTAVMQGVVSNYETDLFIPLIKRAAELTGVSLAKEDKREDEEIKTHTGAASLRVIADHARAATFLIADGVLPANEGRGYVLRKIIRRAIRHGRLLGQNRPFLFEMVHAVRDEMQGAYPELKEAAERVSKVVHTEETRFAHTLDIGLKRLEDDLAPLVKTRQEHPSARAMYSGEKAFKLYDTFGLPLDFMVDAARDQGILFDQPGFDRAMEEQRSTARASWKGAAKQTANPAYSALPASVFEGYRQTESDDCEVLAIIKGGTGARELKPGEEGEVILDHTPFYAEAGGQVGDRGWLYSGDRTVVVAEVTGVHYPVQGVRAHTIIARQPIVVGDKVDAVVDTERREATMRHHTGTHLLHAALRNVLGTHVKQAGSLVDPEHLRFDFSHFTGVADSELQDIEDLANKEVLKNDRVEVIEDVPIDVAVNEYHAMALFGEKYGDKVRVIRIGDFSTELCGGTHTKATGEIGLIKVLSEGSVSSGVRRLEAVAGEVSLLHFRKDHELEGVVSSLVGRKSEGSPAEALRAELDKREEELKRLRKELEQVRMKSAASSVASADQNARTVKGVKVLAQRADNLERPQLRTLVDNLRNKLGSGVVIIGSVADGKVAIIVGVTKDLTDKVPAGKVVGQVAKVVGGSGGGRPDLAEAGGKNPEALDQALRESYGVVESML
- a CDS encoding inner membrane CreD family protein: MIKRIAAIVFIFIATSIAWMILGGTILARTNGLTPDLRQRVSSTWGTAQAQLPPTAWYSTEVEDTNTKEIDGRKIVENVKRSVRHDLPLQASAIKVNLNLEHRQKGLLWYATYKVDFAGDYTFRNDSDTEQLVYLRFPYPAAKAIYDDFRILANGQPLAPDNSTDNAQVSLRVPAHQAVVYNIGYKSQGLDNWSYRFGGEVNQVRNFNLQMTTNFKEIDFPENTLSPTDKQPSGNGWLLTWKYSSLLSGFDIGMVMPEKLQPGPLAGQISFFAPVSLFFFFFLMLIITTMRDIDLHPMNYFFLATAFFAFHLLLAYLVDHIYIHAAFFICSAVSIFLVISYLRLVVGMRFAAVEAGISQFIYLVLFSYAFFFKGFTGLAVTIGSIITLFVVMQMTGRIKWAEKFAKVSLPKPARANPANGASMLD
- a CDS encoding lytic transglycosylase domain-containing protein encodes the protein MVSQKSAVPGVETHISAETERTQICQRRADMGHQFAEKGHRGVLRVAALVAGCALLIPTTTYAQAITVREENGRKVFVNDDVPTVTVRGKRVPAIRLVHYVYWSNTERRWKPVPAPSPHILNAARYAAAEVENFVSAQPAGPKPTSAKVNPNYRRISRGRVVTSEAIDQAIEEAAAKHNVDPNLVRALVKVESNFNPTAVSRKGAMGLMQLMPATARELNVTNPFDPEQNVDAGVRHLKHLLESFNGNVPLSLAAYNAGQGAVQRNGGVPPYAETRNYVRRITSLYGMRNVGMSWSGPIRAPIHVTRDERGVLTFTNTD
- a CDS encoding N-acetylmuramoyl-L-alanine amidase produces the protein MATLFQTRGRVLAAIALAALCAIPAPVWAAASKHERALQEFDKAETLRANLDHQRASERARKDFQRVIDAYRRVYYTSPTSVKADPSVFAVAELMAEMGHAFKDEKVLRDAIGQYEFLRKQYPGSSRRVQALFSIGQIYKELNEPDKAEDSFRELLKRYPGSDQADDAKAALAEMDHPALAKAKRDKGKDSEQAKLTPVQDKQQKKSEEKTDETSAGPAWVTGIRHWSTPDYTRVAIDLEGEVKYEAGRVPNPDRIFFDLQDTKLAASLVGKSFDVSDSFLKRIRIAQFERGTTRVVLEVDDVADYSAFLLPNPYRLIIDIHGRQPQRETKVAKATPPKNDAAAKTDTKAKAEAKLGKPAVKVEKKAEPLKSAETNKPAVIKPEAPNTVANKEAPVKKVIVEADEDPAAPKHDTTKRHTEKSTVASDESEKPIPSPEAIEKTDQKKVEVSKLEAPVIKATEKATSKPVAESVAPREAKGKKGKMPVSTAHTAKPMADGDTTLIRALGLKIGRIVVDAGHGGHDTGTIGPHGLLEKDLTLDVALRLGKLLQNRLGAEVIYTRDDDTFVPLEERTAIANQQQADLFISIHANSSSDPDARGVETYYLNFTSSPDALAVAARENAVSDKSVHELQDLVKKIALKEKIEESREFAMDVQQQLHAGLAAKSPAIRDRGVKKAPFIVLIGANMPSILAEISFLSNPTDEKRLKTPAYRQKIAEALYRGIARYANGLSGVKVATRSSGSLGQQ
- a CDS encoding DUF6599 family protein, encoding MMKFPHKFAILLVGLLMATCALAQQSQPAQQSPILPKIFAGWEQTSAQTGTDPAVVDQASSRVLKEYGFTDFETAAYTQDGRKLTVKAARFRDATGAYGAFTFYRTPLMKTETIGTMAASDNDRVFFFRSDVLVMADFDHITAMSAAEMRELAADLPAKGGESSNLPTLPNYYPRTELQPNSAKYVLGPEALSVLNTPVAVSLVDFSMQPEILLGKYTANNGNADFMLISYPTPQIAAARLRTIEAANPQQQGTTFQAKRSGPLVAVIKGQISAGDAKSLLARVNYEADVTWNENTGLSKRDNIGNLVIAASVLAGIIFLISVGTGALFGFGRVLLQKVFPDKFQAHSDEAAFIKLNLRD
- a CDS encoding tetratricopeptide repeat protein — its product is MNSYHRADVLRILHITPRQLSGWQRAGLVAVGESFTFFDLLQLKKVRDLREQKVRPAVIRESLRAMQEAVSGMENPLLEAGAFRVGSRVAFRHEGRALEPINGQFVMDFEETGSVALNERGIKAIASPSTAAEFFNRGVALEDDPASHDKAIETYDKVLELDPNFAPAHINLGTLYYNAQDYERAEFHYRKAIDCDPRYALAYFDLGNVLDETARIPEAIEAYKTALQLAPTYADAHYNIALAYERTREPRKALLHWRTYSKLDVSGPWSIHAKNQIRRILDGEKLRVVYRRG